In one window of Desulfobulbaceae bacterium DNA:
- a CDS encoding diguanylate cyclase, which produces MRSQLHSGWCSARASSNKILVLHEGQIVFQGSPEAFDDFEHPFVEEFTNSLLAFRENLTGLYSLRTFKSRYQKTLNRKSPDQNYVIAVFTLADFTVLCRTAGHGVGQKILKKFGDYLNEYFNDVGAFSTRQKRNVFITFLPFSDRTEAAKLVADFVNWLREALEKTPLVAGRIPLEKCVVSILAGVGEGLPRHDQLNDVVIEALKNQKEVVSINLYGG; this is translated from the coding sequence TTGAGAAGCCAACTGCATAGCGGCTGGTGTTCCGCCAGGGCCTCCTCCAACAAGATTCTTGTCCTCCATGAAGGGCAGATTGTTTTCCAGGGATCACCGGAAGCGTTTGACGATTTTGAGCATCCTTTTGTTGAAGAGTTCACCAACAGTCTGCTCGCCTTTCGTGAAAATCTTACCGGCCTCTACTCGCTTCGCACCTTTAAAAGCAGATACCAGAAGACCTTAAATCGAAAATCTCCGGACCAAAATTATGTTATTGCCGTCTTCACCCTGGCGGATTTTACCGTTTTGTGCAGAACCGCCGGCCATGGGGTCGGCCAGAAAATCCTGAAGAAGTTCGGGGATTACCTCAATGAATACTTTAACGATGTGGGCGCCTTTTCCACCCGCCAGAAAAGAAATGTTTTTATTACCTTCCTTCCCTTTTCTGATCGGACAGAGGCAGCAAAGCTGGTCGCTGATTTTGTTAATTGGCTGCGTGAAGCTCTCGAAAAGACGCCGCTGGTCGCAGGGCGAATCCCCCTGGAAAAATGTGTTGTCAGCATTCTTGCCGGTGTTGGTGAAGGATTACCGCGTCACGATCAATTAAACGATGTTGTCATT